In a genomic window of Bombina bombina isolate aBomBom1 chromosome 8, aBomBom1.pri, whole genome shotgun sequence:
- the LOC128638850 gene encoding olfactory receptor 5V1-like has translation MEKENLTEITEFILEGLSEIPEICYLLFGLFLCIYLITVLGNLIIILAIRFSPSLQTPMYFFLSNFSLLDTSYISVTVPKMLANMVAEKKTISFYNCVIQLYCTVLFGATECFMLTAMAYDRYNAICQPLLYTIIMNKRQCNQLLSESWILGIVNAIIQTTLTFTLPFCGSNKINQFFCDIPPLLKLASTDTWINEFFLFSVGTCLIGTSVILITISYTHIIFTILNICSTSGRKKTFSTCASHFTVVLVYYGSISFMYLRPKSSYKIDQDRRISVMYTVVAPFLNPFIYSLRNHDLKLAVRKIITRIKIDK, from the coding sequence ATGGAAAAAGAAAATCTTACGGAAATAACAGAGTTTATTCTTGAAGGATTGTCAGAGATTCCTGAAATTTGTTATTTACTGTTTGGCTTGTTTTTATGCATTTATCTAATAACAGTGTTGGGTAATCTGATTATAATACTAGCAATCAGATTTAGCCCGAGTCTTCAAACtccaatgtatttctttctttctaACTTCTCCTTACTAGATACATCTTATATTTCAGTCACTGTTCCCAAAATGTTGGCAAATATGGTAGCTGAGAAAAAAACCATCTCGTTCTACAATTGTGTTATTCAATTGTACTGCACTGTGCTTTTTGGGGCAACAGAATGCTTTATGCTAACAGCCATGGCTTATGACCGGTATAATGCAATATGTCAACCACTCTTATATACCATCATAAtgaataaaagacaatgcaatcagCTTTTATCGGAGTCATGGATTCTTGGAATAGTTAACGCTATAATACAAACAACTTTAACATTTACGTTACCTTTTTGTGGCTCTAATAAAATTAATCAATTCTTTTGCGATATTCCACCTTTACTGAAACTGGCAAGCACTGACACCTGGATCAATGAATTTTTTCTTTTCAGCGTTGGCACCTGTTTGATTGGCACTTCTGTTATATTAATAACGATTTCTTACACacatattatttttactattttaaatatcTGCTCCACTTCAGGCAGAAAGAAAACATTCTCAACCTGTGCCTCCCATTTCACGGTTGTATTGGTATATTATGGCTCTATTTCTTTTATGTATTTGAGGCCTAAATCAAGCTATAAGATAGATCAAGACAGGAGAATTTCTGTTATGTACACGGTCGTTGCACCATTCCTAAACCCTTTTATATACAGCCTGAGAAACCATGATCTAAAATTAGCTGTAAGAAAGATAATAACAAGAATAAAGATAGATAAATAA